In Mercenaria mercenaria strain notata chromosome 14, MADL_Memer_1, whole genome shotgun sequence, the following are encoded in one genomic region:
- the LOC128548299 gene encoding E3 ubiquitin-protein ligase DZIP3-like gives MATADAKSRVYHFRLQILIIDGGLLVLRNILDQKLNVQNISLSICLSQERPTITRLKAQEIITQFQYDLLYPPGGRLPSAADFDFTLIICLLTNLKCFGFNRNFSWTVIPNTSDVSLEADICRLRLYRREVTHILTTTGIGLKDFIFKWTEIEKILLRLNTTVINPVPNLQQTIDDIKRCPLDPEAEERIQKLTGKVKGIYDSTSGQQSAAASKYLVLQCRFMNCNLC, from the exons ATGGCAACTGCAGACGCTAAAAGTCGTGTTTACCATTTCCGTCTACAAATTCTTATCATAGATGGAGGACTTCTAGTGTTACGAAACATACTAGATCAGAAGCTCAACGTTCAGAACATCTCTCTGAGCATATGCCTGAGTCAGGAAAGACCGACAATTACACGTCTGAAAGCACAGGAAATAATAACTCAATTCCAATATGATCTTCTGTATCCACCAGGTGGACGACTTCCATCGGCTGCGGACTTTGACTTTACGCTGATAATATGTCTTCTTACAAATCTGAAATGTTTTGGTTTCAATCGAAACTTTAGCTGGACTGTTATTCCGAATACATCAGACGTATCATTGGAAGCTGACATCTGCAGGCTTAGATTGTACAGGAGAGAG GTCACTCATATATTGACAACAACAGGAATCGGGTTGAAAGATTTTATCTTTAAGTGGACTGAAATAGAAAAG ATTCTTTTGAGGCTAAACACGACGGTGATAAATCCGGTTCCAAACTTACAGCAGACAATTGATGATATTAAACGATGTCCACTAGATCCAGAAGCAGAGGAAAGGATACAGAAGTTAACGGGAAAAGTGAAAGGAATATACGACAGCACGTCAGGACAGCAATCAGCAGCAGCAAGTAAGTATTTAGTACTTCAGTGTCGTTTTATGAATTGTAATCTTTGCTGA